Within Babylonia areolata isolate BAREFJ2019XMU chromosome 3, ASM4173473v1, whole genome shotgun sequence, the genomic segment gcgtgatacagagagagagagagagagaaaaatgaaatgagAGGTTGCATGTGCTGGTTGCCAGCTTTAATCAGTGCTAATCATGCCCAGAATAAATATGGAATTACAGTCACATCATTAAGCATTGAGGATCCCTTGCCAGCTTGTGCAAACACCCACGCAAgcaaatgcacacatacgcacgtacgtacacacacagacacacacacatacatgcacacacacacacacacacacacacacacacacacacacacacacacacacacaccgattcctCCCATATCACTcccttcatctccccctccctccctccctctttctctctctctctctctctctctctctctctcccttcccccaagccccacccctcccccactctctttctctcattctttctttctgtgtgtctttctttccgtgtgtccttcttcttctgcttcatgcCACTCCCCTGACCTGATCCCAATTTACATCTTCCTCACTGTCTCCTTCAgttgcactttctttttcttgaaaTAAAATATGACCACAACTACCAAACGGAAGAAAATCtctgacaaggtgtgtgtgtgtgtgtgtgtgtgtgtgtgtgtgtgttgcttttgtgcgcgtgtgtgtgtgagtgtgtgggggaggggggttgggggggggggggagggggggcgaatgCGCGTGCATTTGAAATCAAAACAGGAGTTGAAAGTTAGCGGGCAGTAGTGCTtgcggggtcagcccgatactcccccgtgtcgatactcccccgcgtcgatactcccccgtgtcgatactctctctcacaaagatccaaaaacagtcaaatacagatgtatgtatatatttgtgactgataatgctttctgcttgatcaaagatgtgttgtggaaggatgaatgtgttgtgtgttctcttcataacagccgtccgcgttcagagttgagcagcgacttgtgtgttgggcccgctgttgtgtgggctcgctgcaTTGTAGTCCGGGCCGTGGTACACGGACTtagactttttcatcacgactcagtgtaTCTGGTGGCAAACgccagctctctctgtgtctctctgtctctctctctcttcgtctcccattttctgtttatctgtctctctccctctctgccactctctctgtgtctctctgtctctctgtaagtctctcattttgtttctgtgtctctctgtctctctctcactcacactccgtctctcattttctgtttctctgtctctcccgctgtctgccacacacacacacacacacacactctctctgtgtgtcagtctctctctctctctctctctctctctctctcacaccagtctccatctctcatttcctgtttttctgtctctccccctctctgccacacacacacacacactctctctctctgtcattttctctctgtctctctctctctgtcagtttctctccgtctctctctttctctgtcggggGTGCACTTCCGGCCGTCAAAAGGTAAACAAGTGCCGACAGAAGCTCCGATAGTTTTTGACAATTCTTTGCACCCGAGTGCTTGCTTGAGGCCGAGGACTGGTCAACAGTCACTATGCCAGAGGTGGCTTTAAGTTTTCGAGCCGTGTGTGGGGGGTTCGTGCCTGTATACATGAATTTCATGTATCGACGGACAGTTGAAAGGAAATCTCTCTTCATTCGGACATTGAAGCTGCGAAGACTGCAAGACAGTGTCGTCGTTGGTTTCCTCCTGGCCTATTTGTACCTGGGCGTTTTTCTGCATCGATGTGGGGACGTGGAACTGAACCCTGGCCCTGGACCCAGTGGGAAGGCAGACAACCTGCGACAGACCCGGATGATGAGCTCTGGTGGTGGTACCTCTGCGTCAACGTCTTCCCCTTCAAGAACGTCAGGTGAGCCGACGCTGAAGGATATTATGGGCGCCATCAACAACTTGAATTCTAGTTTCAAAGAAATGAAAGTGGACTCTGGTGAAATGAAAGAGGATATCAAGCAAGTGAAGGACATATGTACAGGGCTACATGAAGAACTGACTTCTGTAAGAGAGGAAGTGTCAGACTTGAGACGTGAAAACGAACATTTAAAAGAGCAAAATGATAAACTGTGAGCGAGTGGAACATCTGGAACAAAAAACTGACGATTTAGAGGGACGTTCTAAAAGGAACAACATAATCTTTTATGGTATACACAGACATGACAAGGAAAGTAGAGAGGACTGTGAGGGCATTGTAAAAGACGTGTTGACAGACAAACTGGAACTAGCAGAGGACATAGAGTTTGACAGACTCCACCGACTTAACAGAAAGCCTGACTCCCCTATCATTGGACGATGCACTTTCtataaagacaaagaaagggtACTCAGTGCCAGACATAAACTGAAAGGGACTAACATTTTCATTGGGGAGGACTTCTCGACACGAGTGAGGGAGATTAGGAGGAAACTGGTACCTTTCTTGAAAGAAgccagaaaggaaaataaaaaagcgtCCATGGTCTTTGATCATTTGATCATAGATGGTAAAAAATTTTGTCTTGGCAGTGACCTACAGCTCAAACCAATGGCATAACAATCTGGCCGGCCTGTTTTCAATGATATTTTTTCTCAATCATTCAACCAGAAAGATTATTTTGTAAACAATGTAAATAGTTTATCGGGAACACGTA encodes:
- the LOC143280390 gene encoding uncharacterized protein LOC143280390; the protein is MPEVALSFRAVCGGFVPVYMNFMYRRTVERKSLFIRTLKLRRLQDSVVVGFLLAYLYLGVFLHRCGDVELNPGPGPSGKADNLRQTRMMSSGGGTSASTSSPSRTSGLS